From the genome of Toxoplasma gondii ME49 chromosome XII, whole genome shotgun sequence:
CTGAAGTGCTGTCTGTGCTGATGATTCCCTGCGAGCAGTCGCTCACACGATATCCCGGAAATACATAGAACTCAGGAGCAGGCGTCGCCTCCGAAAAATGTGCATCCATCCACCTGCTTGTTTTATTCCCGAACACAAAGCGAGGACTTCCCTTCATTTTTCAGAGTTGCCATTTCGGCGTTGTCAACAGGCACCTGACAACCAGGTCACTGCCGTCTTGTCAAACGTGCACTTACGAAATCCCAATGCTGGTACGTAACAGTGATATTCTGGCATGCTATTGTGGCACTGGGCAGGCACCTAGGACAGATGCAGCAAGCCGATCTGCTCATGGTATATATGTTCTCGCGCAGCTGTATCGAAGCAAAACGCATGATCAATCTCGCGCAACAACGTTGACACCTGCTGGACACGCCACCTGTCGTTGCAAACTCTCAGGTGATGTGAATCAGCTGCATCGCCCACGAAAATgtcagcagaagaagcagtgaTGATTGCCAGATGCATGTTTCAGCTTTGTTGTGCTTCAGATGCCCTCTCAGACGCTTGCCCATGCGTTGATCGAAGCCGCGGACACTTTGTTCCGCCCCGTGCTGACAGCTAAGTCTCACGGCCGCTGAGCGAGATAGATGGGCAGAGCTGCCACACAGAGGCGGCTTCACATCACTCTCAGCAACCAGCCAATTTCGAAATCTCGACACATCTGCCAGATTGACCGCAGGCGGCTTCCAAATGAGACTCACATATCATCTGCTCGTGGAGTGTGCCGGCAGGTACTCGACCGTGTCCTTACACAAAATTGTGCCTGACACAGACAGCCAGGCGCTCATTTCCGCAACATGTAGACAGGATGCATCTGCGGTGGGGTTGTGAGGCACATCACACCCTTTTGTTTTCCGGGACTCGTGCAAGCGATTTGTGAAAGGCAGGGGGGGCCAGCGACACCGCAACAATGTCGTATACTATAACGCCGTGGCCAAGCCATCCTCGTGTTGATGCACGCACAGAATCCGGTCAGAACTGCAAAACGGATACGCCAGAAAACTTCATTTGGCCGGGTGAACCAAACGCCAAACGAGCCAAGGAACTACCGGCCAGCACAATCTGTGCCACTGCCCCAAACAGAAAGAATTAGGATGGGTTTGCATATCTTCGTCGTTGTGCCTCTTGGGCGAGATGCTAGCGCAAGCGCTGTTTCGTCCCGATTATTCCCCCCACCGTGTTTCCCATCAAGCATTGCCCGCGGCAAAATCCAACGTCGAGGCTTCCGTACGCTTGAAGCGGTGAAGGATGGCACGGCACTGGCTCGTGTTACAGTGTCCTTCTCCTACGACTATCTGGTGTCACGATGTTTCTGTCATCAcgcctcgtttttccttgcaAAGATGCTGGGGATCAGTTCTGTGATTTCATCAGAAGTCGGACCGTCCACAGCTCGAGATTCGATGAATCCCTTGGTGTGCGTCGTGCCCGGTACGAAGACACACTCTGCTGCGAAATGCGGTAAGGTGACCGTGATCTGCAACGGTGCTCAGCGACACTGTCGCGCCGTCCTCCCGTCTCGACAGGATCGGCGAATGTTTGCAAGATGATCCTGTTGTAAAGGTGGCAGGGCAGTCCGTCTTGTGGCAACTGCTGAAGGGCCCGCTTATCAGGCGCTTGTAGCAGGGGATGAGGTGCCAGAAATATTGGGGGGGAATCTGGGAACATCACATGTAGCTGAGGGAAGCAGATGCTCTTCCGTCGCCATTGTTTCTACAAGTAGCGTTTTCGGGTGATAGCAAGTTGTTGAGTGCCATGGGAGCACTGGGGTGTAAAACAATTATGGACCTGCAGTAGATTCACCATATGACCTCATTCCGTTGATCAGACATCTTACTGCACATTCGCAACCGGATTTCTGTGTTCTGTCGCTTTCACGCGATGTGGCATCAACCAGCGGCGCTTTTTCCAAAGTCCTTTGGGGAACATCTGCGCATCCGGTTTCGTAGCGAATAGTGGTAGTGGTAGGAACACGACGTTATGTCGCTCATGCTACTGAAGCGTGACCGCGTAAAGGGGTAATTGCTGCGACCGTTCAATCGTCAATAGCTCGCGGTAGCTGGCAGCGGTTTACAAAGGCGCGACGTGCGTGCGGATGGCTGGAAAAAAAGATATCAACTGTAATCAAGAGCGGACGATATTCTGGAGCATGAGGGTATTGTGCTGCTCGCCCACCTATGTACCTGTCACTCGTATGGCTGGGAGCTTTACGTGGTCAACCGTGTTCTCAGCGGGGAAGCGTGGCTCGATGGAGGTCATGCACGCCAGAGCTCCGGTTGGCCACTGCCGGCCACGCGGCTGACCCATCAGCTGAGGCAGAGGACTCTCCAGACAATGGCAACGATGGCTTGGAGCAAAGCGCGCCACAGAAAAGCGATACCACGAGTGACGGGTGTCCTACGTCGTCTGAAGACAGGGAACGACCGTCGACGAGTTCAGCTGGCGAGTCTGGTCGAAGCGCCCTCAGTCCAGAGAACCAGATAATGGTGTTGCGtgcaagaaaaagacagatcCAAGGAATACTGCGGGatcttcgttttcgttgGTCGTCCGAATCGAAATACGTTAAAGTCAGGATGGATGAAACAGGAGGCCGATCCTCAAGGATACCTGTAAACGTTTTTCACAGTGATGCTTGGGGCACAAGGTACACTGAGCTCTTTTCACAGACCTACTGCCACCTCTAGAATAATTCATGATAGCCAGATCGAGTTGCCGTATCGCTGAGCTGCAACCAATACAACTACAGAGACGCCCAAACCGAAGGGGATATAGCTCATTGCTTTGTAGAGCCGAGCTATGTATTACGATAGATGGCGTAGAGTCGGTCGATAGAGTGCATCCCTGGAGGCATGGCGGGATGACTCCATCTTGTTCATGCTTTGTATTCGGGGACACAACACGAATCACTGCTGCCTTGTCACAGTGGAGACGAAGTTCGAGTCCAAAGAAAGGGGTGCTTGGGCAGGCGGCTTGCGGGCAGCCTCCTGGAGTCTCCGAGTTGATGAAGATAGAGAATGAACTCACGCTGGTCAGAGCAAAGAAGGATACGCTGAAAGAGTCTCTCAGACATCTCTTAATAGTGTGGAAATAATACGAATGCCACTGTTGGACTGTGCGAGTTCCAGTTATTTGGGTGATGTCCATGTATGCAACGAAACATGTTGGGACAGAAGTGTGAAAGCGGAGTCTTCTCCGTACGTTCAAGGCTCCATTCCGAATGATCCACAGCGTATTTCTGCAAACCGCGgccactcttcttcgtcacaCTGTTGAAAGCAGACAAGCATCACTGCTGTCGTCATTTGCTTTGACAGAACCTTGAAGAGGCGTTGGTAGAATTGATAGTTTCAGGATGCTGTAAGGGGTTCAGGTGCATACGTACCTTTTCAAAATAGCTTACGAATGATGCACATATCATCATAGAAGAAAATATCACACCAAACACATTTCTCAGTATTGCGTCTCTCTTTAAGATTGCAGAACTCCACAACACTGTTGTGGATATCAGACGCATTTTGTGTGAGACGTAATCGTCAGGTTCTCGCCAGGTGCGCTGAATAGGGCTTGCAGCTAACTGTAATATCGCAGTATACGTATCCAACACAGTCTCAATCTCGCACTAGATTTGCATGGGTCGCCGCACCGCGGCGTTTTCCGTGTTGCGATTGTTCGACTCATCTTCCTTTGATTCAGTCTAATGCTGGTGACAGCATGCTCGCGCATTCTATATTCGAACGCGGCACCTTCTGAGAGTGGCATAGTTCAATACATCTCCAAGCAAACTGCCGTGCCTTTCAGCGATGCATGTGGGTGTGAACGACTGTCTCTTCGACTCTGTTCCGAGTGCTCTTTTTCCACTGGGGACGCCTGCCTCCTTATACCTCTGGACATCCAACGCGTGGATGGCATGGCAACAGCTGCCGGCCCACTACATCTACTGTGCTCTGAAATgttcgccgtctcttccgACACGCTCCATTCTAACTAAAAATTTCTCCACCACGGGAAAGGTTCCAGCCGGGGCGGGGATGCTCCCCCGTGAGAAATGTATTTCAACTCTTCAGAGTAGACAGTGCTTGTTTCTTGTCTCATTACTCTTTCGGTTGCACATAGTTAGCTATTCACCCACCATTGTCAGGTGTCGAATAGTGAGTACCACGAGAGGCGCCGACGGCTCTAGAGACGTGATGCTAATAGCTGCTCACCGTGCGCTTATCACGGGGCCGCTGAGGTAGTGTTACCATGATAGGCTGGTATGGGATTAATGGCGCTGCTGTAGCCCGCAGTTCCCCCAGCCAGCGGATGGCCAAGGCTGCGACCGAGGTGGGCGATGCTTTACCGCCACACGCCAGGCTTCCTCCGTGATGACGAGCGCCGCGGAAGCGACTGTGACCACGAGCGACGATAACTTCAGTATTGACAGTCCCCAGCAGTGTGAGCGGTCGCTTTAATTATCAAGTACTGCTATTTAGCGCCTCCTACAAACTGATTAGTCTCCCGTCACAATGCAGCTCCACACAGAACTGGCGAGACCGCACCTACGTTTGCTGAGAAGGTAGGACCCTGCTGGCGTGGGCAGTGGGTGAAGGCCTACTGACTGAATTTGGTGCGCATGTTTCAATATGCACACTCTCACACGTCTCCTTTTATCTGGTCATTGATCTGGTACGAACAATTCACTCTGTGCCTAATGTTGCCCATCGAAGCACAAACAGGATTCAAGGACAGTGAGAGGGTTGATGCGAAAGACAAGTGTAGCATACGACAATCGTATCAAGTCTTTGGTAACTCCTACAAAAATAGATCAGGTCACGGGAGGCTCTTCTGTGAAGAATGAACCTCCCACATGTATTGAACTGCGTCACAGTAGAACCTCAACCTACTGGCTAGGCTACTGTCGAAGTGGAGTCCTTTTACAAAGCCACGAGGAGCTTTGGTAAGGTACAAGCACTAGCGGAAGTCACTCGCGTGCGTGTCCGCTGTAACAGAAACAGCGGAAGGTACAACTGAAGGGGAACAGTTTCTCGGGTAGGTTGTTAGCGGGCTGCCTGTGTTGCAGCCTTGTGTTCTGTTGACACACATGCAGTGTTCTCATGCTCCTCTATCACTTGTCCATGAGGTGTGCATTGACTCACGCTTGCTATCCTGCGTAAAGCTGTCAGGGCATATCTGCGATCGGACGCAAGGCGTAAACTGAACAGAGCACCGGTACCTCGTGGGACGAGCAAGAGACTGCGTCTTTTGAACCAAATCCCGAATGAGTGATGGCCTCCCATAACTGTTTAGTCCTCATTAAACGTTGCCGAGACACCGTTTGACCATCAAGACTCTCTCAAAGCAGGCAATTACTGCAAGTGTTCGCGGGTGATGTGTCGCCTCCTAAGGGATGGACAAGCGAGCTCATGCTTTGCTCTGCGGTTCCAGGAATTGCAAGTGGATTAAATTGGGACGTCCTACTTGGGAATATGTATGGTTTCATTGCAACGGCGCTACATGGGGCCTACGGGGTGTGATCTACGATGCGTAGACAGATGGTTTACAGATGATGGGGATGCTGCCGTGTCCGGTGTTGCTCGCTGGCCATTGCGTCATGGCAATGACTTGACCCCAGGGTAATCTGCGATCCTTCTTGGCATATCGTCGTGTATAGATGCTGCGTCGCAGGACCTAGTGAGCTACTGTCTGGAAAAAGGACGTACAAAATGTGTAAATATTGGCTCCGAAAGGGGACAAATCAAAACAACAACAGtccagggagagagaaatgcacGTGGCTCTTCGTGTGACAATACTCGGAACACCACAAATACGTTTTTCTCGTACACGTTACCCCACAACTCAAGCCACACAATTCAAAGGACCGTTCTCCACATGGCTGCAGGTTCAATACCTCTCTCGTTGTGTTGTCCTATCAACGAGACATCTCTTTTCCAGTATAACCAACGTTCATGCGCTATAAAAAAACACGTTGGATCATGCAGTTGAAACCTGACGCCTTTGCTGAGCACTTCCGATTTTTGGTTAGTGTTCCACGTCATCATCCAGTTTGAACAGGTTCATTGcccttcgctcttcctccttcagTGCCTTCTTATCCTGCAGAACATGAAGAAATCGCGACACAACAAGTCGGTTCAGCACAGCATAGCTACAGGTATTGCGGTGCCGCTGCTCATGTAGGGATATAACCTTGCTGTGGAATGGGTGTGTTTCATTACCTGATTTTCATGCACACGTGCTGCTGCATCTGAAAATCAAATCTTAGTGATCACCATGAACATTCTCTACTACATTCAGGATCTTTTACTGCATCACCCTAAAACTTCACTGAACAGAAACATAGTACATAGGAGAACTGATGCCCTGCTTTTAACTACTTTAACCACCTGTAGGCTCGTTAGAAGAGTAAGTCCATACGGCAGGCCGACGCGCTTGCTAGCTTGCGCATGGGAACGAGGACTACCAAAAATGTCTACTTGTTGTTTGAAACGAACATGTCAAGAGTCTTGCTTCCTAAAATTATCCTTCGTTGTGCTTCTGCATGATGAGCGAGCCGAAGTCCCCGATTCGTAGCGTACCGAGTTCCAGCACACTTGACTATTTGTCTGCATCACTCACTCTCGGGGTCCCCGAAGGCGTCCTGACCATATCTCTCCCTACCCCCAGATGAAACGATACTGTTCTGTTCCAACGGATAAACTCACCTCCTCAGTTGGATGCAGACGGATCATGCGGTTGCAAGCGGGAACGAGGTCCTTCACCTTGTGAATTCGGCCTGTGGTCTTGAGGAATTCGGCAACTGCATCCAGCTCCTGTTCTGTGATATAAACGTACTTCCCTCGGTCGTCAAGGATGCCACTCAAGCGGTCGGTCTCTTCTAAAGATCGAATTCGCTGGATCACATCCTtgcgcggagagaaggaaatccgAGAGAGCACGCAAACACCAAATTAGTCACCGAGACATTTTCTCACTGTCAGCATCACACACGAGTATGCAGCAATACTCAATGACGCAACATGTGGGCAAGAACAGCTCCAGTTTTCTCCTTAGGATGCTTCTGCATATACATCCTCGACCTGTCCTTTGATATGTCGTCAGTCTAACCTTTTTTGGATTCCTGCTCAAATGTTATGTACCGTCTTCTACATCTCTTCCcgctccctctctgtcgttgTTCCCTACGTCACAGCAAGCTTCTCGACTACGAGACTCAAGATCGTGGGACGTTTCTCGACAATCGAAATACGGAGACAGTATGTTTGTTATAACCTTGCAAGGAGGAGAGTTGTTTGACGACTGCGCAATCACAACACCTTCGTGAACAAATGATAATACAAGTAAAAAAAGTCATCTATAGATGGAACACTCAGTGTAGAAAGAAACTCTTACCTTGGTGAGAAGGCCAAACTCAGCTGCAAGATCGTCCAGTTCCGTCAGCTTGTGCACTTTGATAAAGCTGATGAAACGATCCACTTCGCgattttcttcctcctcgttcctcACCATCTCGCCAGATTCCTCCACAGAAAACGTAGCCTACAGCATGCGTTGTGAAGAGAAAGTAATCACATACGCATGAATCCGTATCGACAAGCACACGTATCTCGTTCACTCATACGTGCGGGCCAATGTGAGCGCATATACCTACATGGTGGAGCAAGTGACACACGCGCTTCTTTCAAGAACATGAGAGAAACCCATttttgtgtggagttttgGTGCCACAGAACGCAAAACAAACTACAGCGGGTTCCCAACAATCACTCCCGGTTCTTCATTATCGCGCTTGGGACTGCGTCCCAGCAAAAACCAAAAGTATGCAACGTTTCTGCGAGAGGGTTCACATGGTTTCCTGCGTCCGGCACAGTCAGCGATCAAATGAAATCGGTTCGCCCCCAAAGGATCGTCTCACCTTCCACTGGTTATactcgtcctcttcttgttttcgtttttcctcttcttttcgcttctcctccgcctctctccgtattctttccttctcgcgttcgAGTTGACGGAGACGATaactttctcccttctttgaTGCGGCGGGACCCACTGCaccttctccgtcgctttctccccctctctcgtttctctgttcctgctgatggcgcctttcttctcttcgggCCTCACGCtccgcgcgtctccgcctcgctGCCGTCAGCGCCCCGACCGCCGTTGCGACACCTGGACATTCCTCCCGAGGAGTCAGAGCTCCGGTTCTCCCATTGTCGCCTCCACATTGCTGCTCTGCTTCAGGAGGCGCAGCGATCATACTCTCAAGAGCACATCTGTCCATCCGCCGTCGCCTCGCTTGGGGATCATTCTGTGGACTGCACAGACCACACGGAAACTAAGGATGGTGAGCTGACGCCCGAAAGAACGCCCGtacgagagaaagagcaatTGTCCTTCAGTTCTGTTGCTGCAGTACATTAGGGTCTCtgagaaagcggagagacgcacCTAGCACCAACACCGAGGGACACCCGAAAAGTAGGATGTCGTGTGGGGAAGAGGTATTCACCAGGACGTG
Proteins encoded in this window:
- a CDS encoding hypothetical protein (encoded by transcript TGME49_250330), encoding MGPLSRSVDSSFRGRVFCLQPSCACSFALATRMTIFAITALDSFVSADAHRSQSQSRASSAESDASGRHEHQANADIQDDFTGGQQIPLSIVAFLALVGIAVYLYRLLNASDEKQETNTRASSRCLPQRSGPQNDPQARRRRMDRCALESMIAAPPEAEQQCGGDNGRTGALTPREECPGVATAVGALTAARRRRAEREARREERRHQQEQRNERGGESDGEGAVGPAASKKGESYRLRQLEREKERIRREAEEKRKEEEKRKQEEDEYNQWKATFSVEESGEMVRNEEEENREVDRFISFIKVHKLTELDDLAAEFGLLTKDVIQRIRSLEETDRLSGILDDRGKYVYITEQELDAVAEFLKTTGRIHKVKDLVPACNRMIRLHPTEEDKKALKEEERRAMNLFKLDDDVEH